The Nitrososphaerales archaeon region CGATATGATCGTATCTGCTGGTGATGCTGGTGTATATAGACGCATCAACGTAGACGATCTTGTAACGTACGAGCGATCGATGAAGGTATTCCACTTCTCACCCTGTATTGCGTTGGGCCATAGTATGAGGATTTACAGTAGGCTTACGAATGTCCTTGAGAGTGCATTCGCACGGCCTTTGATGCCCCTCGATCCAGATTCGGCCATATTTACCTATCTATTCCTTCGAATATCGGAATCGTTAAAGGAGAGGATGAGTTATGAAGATTTGTTAAATGAGTTTGAAGGGTGGAGGCAGCGTAATCTACCATCATCGATCGTATCCTACTTTGGTCTATCTTATGTCAAGGATCACATGGATAAGATGGATGTACTGTTATTGGTGGGAGGCTATCTGTTGGAGCCTTTTATCAAGAGAAGTTATGAGGGGTATCAAAGGGTTAAAGGGGCATCGACCTTATCACCGGATGAGTTAAAGACCATCGAAGATGTATTCAAAGAATACACGTACAACCTGAATTCGATATATCAAAGGGCTAAAAGGGGGCCGAATCAGGATTGATGTAAAGAGAGAAAGATCATCAACAGATCTTTGCCAACTTTTAACAATATTCAGATGCATCGATTCCTCTGTATGAATTCTCTAAGTTATACATCCTAAGAAGGATTTATGTCGTGATTAAAGAACCGTTATTATGGCTTGCCCAGAATCGGCTATCTCATCGCGGAGAATGGCGTACTATTTACTTCTATGTTGAGAGGGTAATGCTTAGAAGGTTAGATACTGATTAGAATGGATCTGTAGGTCGAAGAGGCCTTTAACTACGCTAAACCAAAGTAGCTATACACATCGTAAACGGGTAACTACGGATAGATTCGTTCATGAATGGTTCGCTACTATTACCATTTGTTACTAATTTTACTAAATTAGTAAACTGCACGGTAAATACATGACGTAATTTAGGATTTAGGTTAGATAAGGCTATTCAGTGATATAATTAAAGATCAAAAATGTACTTTTAGCCCTTTACCCTTCGATGTTACCATCGATGAAGGTGGAAGATTTAGTATACCATTAAACCACCGATCAGATGACTTACTCATTAGATTTATAGAAGCGCTTAAAAGTGAAAAAAGCATGGTAAATGGTGAGGAGTCAAGGGAATGGGTAAAGGTTTCTTTAGGTTTATCCCTAAATCATTATTCTTAGCGTTATTTCTCCTACTAACTTCAACCTTGATTTTAACTTCAACATTACCTTCGACCTTAGCCCAGAGTTCTGGACCATACATCAGCGAGTGGAGGGTTGAGGATCCGAACCGTGTAGATATGACAAATAAGACTTTGATGGCCGGTGGTGTTTATACAGTATATTTCAAAGTTGTAATTCGAGCAGCCCCTCCCAGAGTCAACCTAAGTTTAGAAACGCCCTTGATGAAGGTTGGTGATGTATATTGGAGGTTGCATAACAACTACCCGGGTATCGATACAACCACGTGGCAACCGGGCCGCCCAACCCTTGTATTCAGAGCGGTCGAAGGAGTAGCAGATCTTTCTCTAGTTGGTAGGATACCTGAGAATTACACCGTTAGTAAGATCGCACCCAATTATGAGCTCCATTTTGAAAAGTCCTTCCCGATCGTCATTTTGCGATACGAGAAAGGGGGCGAATTGGATCGAAGAGAAGTAAAGGTGACGGATAAGGTCATCACCAAGTATGTAAGTTTGGTGAAGGAGAAGTCTGAGCTCGTCAATACCACAGTTACAGATCCTCGATTCGCTTCACTCTACTCTTCTGTTGTAAGTTTGGCCAAGAGGTACAGTTCGATCGGAGAAGTGGATAGGGCCATTGAAATTCTGGAGCTTTTGCCAAGGAGAGAAGGTTTCCCTCCACCACGTGAGGATATGAGCATTTACCTCTATGGTATTGGAGGTTTAGGAGGTATTGTGATCATACTTGGCATACTCCTTATAAGGAGCCGCTCTCGTTCAGACTTCATTCTGAGAGAGGTCGATGAGCAGGTGAGGAAGTTGGATACATTATTGATTCGGCTCACACGGATCGATAAGAGCCTGGCTGGAGAAGTTAACAATATAAAAGAGAAATTACAAAAGATTGGGAGGGAATGATCGATGTCGGCAGAGATGAAGGATTATTCGATCCATCTGGTAGGGCTTGGAGGTACAGGGGCCAACATCATCGAAACCTTCTTAAAGATGCCAGAGATCTACGACCTTCTTAAAAGAAGTGGTGTGAAAGTCTCTTGCCTTGCGATCGATGTTGCAGACCACGATATTTATAGCCTTCAAAGTACCTTCGACCGATTCAAAGAAAGTTTAAAGGCCCACGGTATTGCAGGGGATAGGATACAGCTGATCGCCCGTTCGGTAAAGTTCCCTGCACCCGAAGTGATGTTCGAATTCATCGAGAATTATCCAAAGTTCCTTGAGCAGGAAAGAGCAAAAGTCCCATCGGATTACAAACCATGGCTCTCATCATCGATGGAGATACCCCCATTATCTGGTGGTGTAGGGAGGAGGAGGGCGTTATCTAAAGCGATCTATGGGCTCAATTACTACTATTTGAGACTGATCGATGGCTACCTTGAGCGGTTTAAAGAGGAAGTATCATCCTCAACCCTCACACCAATAATCTTCGTCGTATTCGGTATCGGTGGTGGGACCGGTAGTGGAATGGCCGTAGACTTTGTGAGGCATCTGAGGAGGAAGTTAGGGAGTGGTTTCCCGATCATCGGTCTTGGAATTTTACCATGTGTCGGTGACGATCCTCCTGCAAAGGGTTCATCAGCCTACGCATCGATGGTCGATCTAGAGCTACTGCTCAATCGAAGTAAGAATAATTTTGTAAAGAAGATGTTCGGGGCTGTTTACGAGAACCCATATACTGCCTTTATCATGATGCCACTCGGGCCAGCGTTCAGCAATACAGGAAGTCTGATCGATGCGAAGAGGATCATCGATGAAGCGATCGTGGATATCTTGACGAATTCGATAAGGTTCGATCTATCCGACCTTTTGAACAATATCGGAGCGAATCTAGACCATGGTGATAGATGGATACATACTATAACGACGCTCAAAATTTCATACCCCATCAACGAGCACATCTCATTGATAAAGTTGCAATTGAACCGTTTAGATAAATTGCGCATGATAAGGAAGGATAAGTTGGAGATTTATCGTGGAGATGCGAAGAGTGGCCTTGGAGGTTTGGAGAGGATCGTCGACCTTTGTTACAATGAGCTCGCTCAAGTCTATAAACAATGGCTCATAGAGCGAGGCCTATTTGAAGAGGGCCGTTTTGAGGAGATGATCAAAGAGTTCATCTATGAGGATAAGTCGATCGAAGCAAATTTCAGTATGCAGGTGAAAGGAATGGAAGACCAAATTAAGAGTTTGATGGAGGAGGTTACAAAGCCTATACAGGCCGTAGGTTTAGAAGCACGTGAAGGTACACCTGAAGCGAGGGTTCGCGGATTAGTTTCTGAGGTTATTGAACAGACCAAAGAGATTTCAAAGACACGTACTACGTATCATGAGTTTGCATCGAGAATCATCGATGATTTGAGAAGTAGTGTAGCAAGTACTCAAAGACTTACGGTGAAGCAAAAGTTATTATTGGAAGATTTGATAGATGTAGTAGCATTAGTAGATTCTTATCTGAAGATCTTTAAGAAGTTTATTGAAATAAAGAGTTTAGCAGATAGATTGTATAAAGAGATATCGAGATTAGAGAGGTCGGAGGCTCATGAAACTGCATTAAATATCATTCAAGGTTTACAAAATCCAGAGTTGGTGATCCTCTTCTCACTCATACCATCTCTTCTTCAACCACCTAAAATCGAGCTCAAGACGATCGACTCACACTTGAGTAATGTGAGGATGATGAGGAGGATCCTGAACGATCGATTGGAAAGGATAAAGATCCAGAGGGAGAGCATACTTACGAGAATTAAGAATTTGGAGAATGAAAAGGAGAAGCTTTTACAAGAGATGTCCAAATTAAAATTCAGTATAATTTCACTCGGTAAGAAGAAGTTTTTAGAGGAAAAGGTAAAGGATCTGAACCAACAACTTATCTCGTTAAAGGCTGAACTTGAGGATCGTGAAAGTGATCTAAATAGGATTCAATCGAAGCTTCAAGAGTATATGAATATAGAGAAGAGGTTAGAGGTAGATTCCGATTATAGGAAGTTGTTGAGCGAGGTATCTAATCTAGCGGATGAATATTATGAGAAGTTGAGCGAAATCTCCAAGGATCGTGGATACTACGATAGAGTGGGCGAAATTACTGAGGAGGAGAGGCTCAGGATTATGCAGAAGATTCTAAGTGAGGAAGAAGCATCCTTGACACGTGAGACGATACTTAATGAAATCATCGATAAGAGGCACCTTAAAGAATATCTGGTCGGCACATTGAGGATGTTAAGGTTACCGAGCGCGTTAGGTTTAACGAGTGAATTCCGGACCGAGTATATTTGGGTTACGGTCGTTGCACCGAGAGGGATCTGGGATCAGGATCTGGCTTCAGAGCTCAAGACCACACTCTCTGGTTACATTCTAGGTGATGCTTCTCGATGCATCACCATTAGAGAGATCGGCTCTAAGGATCCTTGGACGATTCGATTCTTGGTAATCGCATCGAAGGCGAGGATGGAGGAGCTAGATATATATAACGAGATGAAGAATTTATATGAGCGGGCGAGTCGCACAGATAGAGTCCTTGCACATTCATTCTTGTTGGAACAGGGCATCTTAGCATCGAGAGATATCGATAAAGTACCGATCGATGAGTTAAAGTTGCAAAAGGTTTCTAGCGTCTAAAGCCTCTAAAATGCAAAAATGTAGCATATAATCCGATAATCCGATAATCATCTTTTCATCTTCCTTTAAGAAGAGTCAAGCTCTTCACAACATCTAAAGATTTGATCTGATCGATGGCTTCAGGTGGTACTTTACCCTCGACTATGAGGGTTAATCGTGGCTCGGCTACGAGGTCTGGATCGTCGGCCAGAGCCTGCCTGATCACGACTCCATACTTTGCCAAAATTGATGTGACACCGGCGATGACACCCGGTCTGTGGGGGTCGGCAGCTATGACCAAAACACTCCAACCCAGCCTCTCTGCAATATTAACAAAACTTGCACCCACAGGTGTTATTCGTGTGAATATATCTCTCAAATAATCATCATTCATGATCTGATTCACGGTCTTTCGAATCACTCTTCTGTCCACATTGAGTGAGCGGGCTAATGCAACATCACCTACAGCGACATCACCTACATACAGCTTTAGATCATTACCAATCCTAATGCCCAACTCGATCATTTTTTTAGCAACAGCAGCCCTACTCTTTTGTCGATAGAATTTCTCCTCTATCTTTCTCCACATTCAAGTATAAATTAGTATGAATGAGTATATAAGTATACATTCAGTAACAAGAATCTGCTTTTATCTGCTTTTACGTCGCTCTCTGCACTATTATTTGCAATGTATTCTGGAATATATTTATTCTCAGTAGGGTAACTTATCGATCCAAGGATACAATTCCTTCAAGTAATTTATAGACTTCTCCACTTCATCCTTTGGAAAATCACAAGGCTGTAATTTGCCCTCCAAATACTCATTGTATGCATTCATATCGAAGTATCCATGGCCACATAGCAAGAAGAGTATCGTCTTCTCCTCCCCCTTCTCTTTACACTTTAAAGCTTCATCGATCACAGCCTTGATCGAATGGGCAGGTTCGGGCGCAGGCAGTATCCCTTCAGTCCTCGTGAATAACGAGGCTGCTTCGAAGACACTGACCTGATCATACGCAGTAGCCTTCACGTACCCTTTGTCAATCAATAGGCAGAGTGTCGGTGCTGCACCATGATACCTTAGACCACCAGCGTGTATGCGCGGAGGTATGAAGGTATGGCCCAATGTATACATCTTTAAAAGTGGTGTGAGGCGTGCCGTCTCACCATGATCGTACATGTAGATACCTTTCGTTAATGAAGGGCATGCGGTCGGTTCGACTGCTAAAAATTCGACATCTTTCGGTGCTTTCTTCGAAACCTTCTGCTCATAGAAAGGCCAGAAGAGCCCTGAGAAGCTACTCCCTCCTCCCACACAGCCCACTATCAAATCAGGATATTCATCGACCGATTCGAGCTGCTTTATCGCTTCCAGACCGATGATGGTCTGGTGCAAGAGGACGTGATTGAGTACACTCCCGATCGCATACTTTGTATCTTCATGTGTGACCGCATCCTCTATAGCCTCACTTATCGCGATACCTAAGCTACCGGGATTTTCCGGATCCTCCTTCAAGACATTTCTACCATAGTTCGTCTGATCACTCGGGCTTGGATATACATCAGCACCCCACAGTTGCATCAAGGTCTTTCTGAAGGGCTTTTGATAATAACTTACTTTAACCATGTATATTGTAGCCTTTAAATTAAATAGTGAGCAGGCATAAGCTAATGCAGAGCCCCACTGCCCAGCACCCGTCTCCGTAGTTAATCGCTTGATACCCTCCTTCATATTGTAGTACGCTTGGGCTACCGCTGTATTCGGCTTGTGGCTACCTGGTGGGCTGACACCTTCATACTTATAGTAGATCTTCGCTGGAGTCTTTAGTGCATCTTCTAACCGTTTAGCGCGGAACATGGGTGTGGGCCTCCAGATTCTGTAAATAGTTAGAACTTCTTGAGGGATGCCGATCCAACGTTCTTGACTTA contains the following coding sequences:
- a CDS encoding ACT domain-containing protein, with the translated sequence MGIRIGNDLKLYVGDVAVGDVALARSLNVDRRVIRKTVNQIMNDDYLRDIFTRITPVGASFVNIAERLGWSVLVIAADPHRPGVIAGVTSILAKYGVVIRQALADDPDLVAEPRLTLIVEGKVPPEAIDQIKSLDVVKSLTLLKGR
- a CDS encoding TrpB-like pyridoxal phosphate-dependent enzyme, which gives rise to MYRKINLSEDEMPDKWYNIVPDLPSPLPPPINPQTREPVKPKDLEAIFPKEIVKQEVSQERWIGIPQEVLTIYRIWRPTPMFRAKRLEDALKTPAKIYYKYEGVSPPGSHKPNTAVAQAYYNMKEGIKRLTTETGAGQWGSALAYACSLFNLKATIYMVKVSYYQKPFRKTLMQLWGADVYPSPSDQTNYGRNVLKEDPENPGSLGIAISEAIEDAVTHEDTKYAIGSVLNHVLLHQTIIGLEAIKQLESVDEYPDLIVGCVGGGSSFSGLFWPFYEQKVSKKAPKDVEFLAVEPTACPSLTKGIYMYDHGETARLTPLLKMYTLGHTFIPPRIHAGGLRYHGAAPTLCLLIDKGYVKATAYDQVSVFEAASLFTRTEGILPAPEPAHSIKAVIDEALKCKEKGEEKTILFLLCGHGYFDMNAYNEYLEGKLQPCDFPKDEVEKSINYLKELYPWIDKLPY